A part of Caretta caretta isolate rCarCar2 chromosome 1, rCarCar1.hap1, whole genome shotgun sequence genomic DNA contains:
- the ST6GAL2 gene encoding beta-galactoside alpha-2,6-sialyltransferase 2 isoform X2, translated as MQQIDRGAQGNNGIVTSTISTACQQTVSFPFTNTSRHRGVGTGIAMKPNLKQWKQLMLFGLFAWGLLFLVIFIYFTDSNTAEPVPSSFSYTETKRLMPIQGKQRVIMGAIHDPSSSETIDRNEVLLNEELLDSFNLGTGSIKKWIDLEDGFENEEEYFPSQIGRKSKNAFYQGDDNYLFAAGQPRQHSNIQEIVKFISPNEDDQKENVLQEKWTHEKRTKKRNPTHRRSQLFDESDDWDGLYSTMSKSVLYRLWKGDVSSKMLNPRLQKAMKDYLNTNKHGVRFKGKRNSRLTGDQLICELKDRVHVKTIDGKEAPFSALGWEKHVPQIPLGKLYPHGFGSCAVVMSAGAILNSSLGDEIDSHDVVLRFNSAPTRGYEKDVGNKTTMRIINSQILTNPNHHFIDSSLYKDVVLVAWDPAPYSANLNVWFKKPDYNLFTPYVQHRRRNPNQPFYILHPKFIWQLWDIIQENTKEKIQPNPPSSGFIAFTVHGTVQNYRLALRILDNTTFNFLCMHNSK; from the exons gtttcattCCCCTTCACCAATACTTCAAGGCACAGAGGAGTTGGTACAGGCATTGCCATGAAACCTAACTTGAAGCAATGGAAACAACTAATGCTGTTTGGGCTATTTGCATGGGGTCTCCTTTTCTTGGTGATCTTCATCTATTTTACAGATAGCAACACTGCTGAACCAGTTCCAAGTTCCTTCTCTTACACTGAGACGAAGAGGCTCATGCCCATTCAGGGCAAGCAGAGAGTTATTATGGGAGCAATACATGACCCATCATCCTCCGAAACCATAGATAGGAACGAGGTGCTTCTTAACGAAGAGCTCTTAGATTCATTTAATTTGGGGACCGGAAGCATTAAAAAGTGGATTGATCTAGAAGATGGCTTTGAAAATGAAGAAGAGTATTTTCCTTCCCAGATAGGGAGAAAATCAAAAAATGCTTTCTATCAAGGGGATGACAACTATTTATTTGCTGCTGGCCAGCCTCGGCAACACAGCAACATTCAAGAGATAGTGAAATTCATCTCTCCCAATGAGGATGATCAGAAGGAAAATGTTTTACAGGAAAAATGGACCCATGagaaaagaacaaagaaaagaaacccGACACACAGGAGAAGCCAGCTGTTTGATGAGTCTGATGATTGGGATGGGTTATATTCCACAATGTCAAAATCCGTCCTTTATAGGCTTTGGAAAGGGGATGTCTCCTCCAAGATGCTGAACCCTCGTCTGCAGAAAGCTATGAAAGACTATCTGAACACCAACAAGCATGGGGTGCGGTTCAAAGGGAAACGAAACTCCAGACTGACAGGAGACCAGCTCATCTGTGAGCTCAAGGACAGGGTGCATGTGAAAACAATAGATGGCAAGGAGGCCCCCTTTTCAGCTCTTGGATGGGAAAAGCACGTTCCTCAAATTCCACTGGGCAAACTGTATCCACATGGCTTCGGAAGCTGTGCCGTAGTTATGTCTGCTGGTGCAATACTGAACTCTTCTCTAGGGGATGAAATAG ATTCTCATGATGTAGTTCTGAGATTTAATTCTGCTCCTACACGTGGCTATGAAAAAGATGTTGGAAATAAAACGACCATGCGCATCATTAACTCTCAG ATTCTCACCAATCCAAACCATCACTTCATTGACAGCTCATTATATAAAGATGTTGTTTTAGTGGCCTGGGATCCTGCTCCTTACTCTGCAAATCTGAATGTG tGGTTTAAGAAGCCAGACTATAACCTGTTCACGCCTTACGTGCAGCATCGCAGGAGGAATCCAAACCAGCCGTTTTACATCCTCCATCCCAAGTTTATATGGCAGCTCTGGGACATCATTCAGGAGAACACTAAAGAGAAGATACAGCCCAACCCACCTTCATCAGGTTTCATTG CATTTACAGTTCACGGTACAGTTCAAAACTACAGGTTGGCATTAAGGATTCTCGATAACACTACGTTCAACTTCCTTTGCATGCATAATTCAAAATGA
- the ST6GAL2 gene encoding beta-galactoside alpha-2,6-sialyltransferase 2 isoform X3 encodes MQQIDRGAQGNNGIVTSTISTACQQTVSFPFTNTSRHRGVGTGIAMKPNLKQWKQLMLFGLFAWGLLFLVIFIYFTDSNTAEPVPSSFSYTETKRLMPIQGKQRVIMGAIHDPSSSETIDRNEVLLNEELLDSFNLGTGSIKKWIDLEDGFENEEEYFPSQIGRKSKNAFYQGDDNYLFAAGQPRQHSNIQEIVKFISPNEDDQKENVLQEKWTHEKRTKKRNPTHRRSQLFDESDDWDGLYSTMSKSVLYRLWKGDVSSKMLNPRLQKAMKDYLNTNKHGVRFKGKRNSRLTGDQLICELKDRVHVKTIDGKEAPFSALGWEKHVPQIPLGKLYPHGFGSCAVVMSAGAILNSSLGDEIDSHDVVLRFNSAPTRGYEKDVGNKTTMRIINSQILTNPNHHFIDSSLYKDVVLVAWDPAPYSANLNVWFKKPDYNLFTPYVQHRRRNPNQPFYILHPKFIWQLWDIIQENTKEKIQPNPPSSGFIAMQ; translated from the exons gtttcattCCCCTTCACCAATACTTCAAGGCACAGAGGAGTTGGTACAGGCATTGCCATGAAACCTAACTTGAAGCAATGGAAACAACTAATGCTGTTTGGGCTATTTGCATGGGGTCTCCTTTTCTTGGTGATCTTCATCTATTTTACAGATAGCAACACTGCTGAACCAGTTCCAAGTTCCTTCTCTTACACTGAGACGAAGAGGCTCATGCCCATTCAGGGCAAGCAGAGAGTTATTATGGGAGCAATACATGACCCATCATCCTCCGAAACCATAGATAGGAACGAGGTGCTTCTTAACGAAGAGCTCTTAGATTCATTTAATTTGGGGACCGGAAGCATTAAAAAGTGGATTGATCTAGAAGATGGCTTTGAAAATGAAGAAGAGTATTTTCCTTCCCAGATAGGGAGAAAATCAAAAAATGCTTTCTATCAAGGGGATGACAACTATTTATTTGCTGCTGGCCAGCCTCGGCAACACAGCAACATTCAAGAGATAGTGAAATTCATCTCTCCCAATGAGGATGATCAGAAGGAAAATGTTTTACAGGAAAAATGGACCCATGagaaaagaacaaagaaaagaaacccGACACACAGGAGAAGCCAGCTGTTTGATGAGTCTGATGATTGGGATGGGTTATATTCCACAATGTCAAAATCCGTCCTTTATAGGCTTTGGAAAGGGGATGTCTCCTCCAAGATGCTGAACCCTCGTCTGCAGAAAGCTATGAAAGACTATCTGAACACCAACAAGCATGGGGTGCGGTTCAAAGGGAAACGAAACTCCAGACTGACAGGAGACCAGCTCATCTGTGAGCTCAAGGACAGGGTGCATGTGAAAACAATAGATGGCAAGGAGGCCCCCTTTTCAGCTCTTGGATGGGAAAAGCACGTTCCTCAAATTCCACTGGGCAAACTGTATCCACATGGCTTCGGAAGCTGTGCCGTAGTTATGTCTGCTGGTGCAATACTGAACTCTTCTCTAGGGGATGAAATAG ATTCTCATGATGTAGTTCTGAGATTTAATTCTGCTCCTACACGTGGCTATGAAAAAGATGTTGGAAATAAAACGACCATGCGCATCATTAACTCTCAG ATTCTCACCAATCCAAACCATCACTTCATTGACAGCTCATTATATAAAGATGTTGTTTTAGTGGCCTGGGATCCTGCTCCTTACTCTGCAAATCTGAATGTG tGGTTTAAGAAGCCAGACTATAACCTGTTCACGCCTTACGTGCAGCATCGCAGGAGGAATCCAAACCAGCCGTTTTACATCCTCCATCCCAAGTTTATATGGCAGCTCTGGGACATCATTCAGGAGAACACTAAAGAGAAGATACAGCCCAACCCACCTTCATCAGGTTTCATTG CCATGCAATGA